One Gemmatimonadota bacterium DNA segment encodes these proteins:
- a CDS encoding OmpH family outer membrane protein, translating into MYQKLIVFVQALAAVGILVIAVISLMGQSTSELRIEMREEFRSSREEMRSFRAEMQEEFKAVRAEMQEEFKAVRAEMQEEFKSVRAEIRSFRSETQEEFKAVSEEMREEHADIRADIHDMNARLGRIEGNSGL; encoded by the coding sequence ATGTACCAGAAACTGATCGTATTTGTCCAGGCGCTGGCTGCCGTCGGTATTCTTGTCATCGCCGTCATTTCATTGATGGGGCAATCCACCAGTGAACTGCGCATCGAAATGCGGGAGGAATTCAGGTCGTCCAGGGAGGAAATGCGGTCGTTCAGAGCTGAAATGCAGGAGGAGTTCAAGGCGGTCAGGGCGGAAATGCAGGAGGAGTTCAAGGCGGTCAGGGCTGAAATGCAGGAGGAATTCAAGTCGGTCAGAGCTGAAATACGCTCGTTCAGGAGCGAAACGCAGGAGGAATTCAAAGCGGTCAGTGAGGAGATGCGGGAAGAACACGCTGATATCAGGGCGGACATTCACGACATGAACGCAAGGCTTGGACGTATAGAGGGGAATTCAGGGCTTTGA
- a CDS encoding response regulator yields the protein MRCSDSQARPVGRMNQNHSVNRGELKGQTMHSMDELRRENDALRNSISTLNSASLRISASLDLETVLQEVVESARALTRARFGVIVTMGQAGQPIDFLTSGLTDDQRRKLMDWSDGNRLFEHFRDLPGALRLPDVQDYVRSLGFSPELLPFRTFQCMPMRYGDLHVGSFFLTDKENGERFTDEDEECLVLFASQAATAIVNARAFRAEQRARADLEALVETSPVGVVVFDAGTGRPKWLNREARRIVEVLLTPGSPPEALLEQVTLKRADGREIALDQLPLSQALIHAENVRAEEMVLSVPDGRSVTTLVNCTPIQSEKGEVLTVVVTMQDLAPVQEMERLRTAFISMVSHELRAPLTSIKGSAATLMEESHGLDPAETREFSRIIMEQADHMRRLISDLLDAGRIDTGTLSVAPEATDVSFLVDRARSTFQSGGSTHTFTIDLPHNLPRVMADRSRIVQVLNNLLVNAARHAPGSSNILVSAVHDGQHVEVTVRDEGSGVAPEMLPHLFQKHIGPVDRDRSSNTAGMRLGLAICKGLVEAHGGRIWAESAGIGQGTSIMFIIPVAQETATAGPGSDRTEAPDKDGVIEPTRILVVDDDPQMLRYIRDALTESGFDTVVTGDHTELSSIIRAEEPELVLLDLLLPDADGIELMGSVPELSELPVIFISAYGRDETIAKALETGADDYLVKPFSSTELVARIRTSLRRRADPEPFILGDLAINYDLRRVSVADVQVELTAKEYELLRVLSLNAGRVSTFDALIHQVWGEYGYANHKLVRSLIKSLRRKIGDDARAPDYILNVRGVGYRMARPDDHKAVSQVPEVLSN from the coding sequence ATGCGATGTAGTGACAGCCAGGCGCGACCAGTGGGCCGCATGAATCAGAACCACTCGGTGAACAGAGGTGAATTGAAAGGACAAACGATGCATAGTATGGATGAACTCAGGCGGGAGAACGATGCGTTACGCAATAGCATCTCTACATTGAACTCGGCAAGCCTGCGTATCAGCGCAAGTTTGGACCTTGAAACCGTCTTGCAGGAAGTCGTGGAAAGCGCCCGTGCGCTGACCCGGGCCCGCTTCGGTGTCATCGTCACGATGGGCCAGGCGGGTCAGCCCATCGACTTTCTCACATCCGGCCTCACGGACGATCAGCGACGGAAACTAATGGACTGGTCGGATGGTAACAGATTATTCGAACACTTCCGTGACCTCCCAGGTGCGCTGAGACTGCCGGACGTGCAGGACTATGTGCGCTCGCTGGGTTTCTCCCCGGAATTGCTGCCGTTCAGGACTTTTCAGTGTATGCCGATGCGGTACGGCGACCTGCACGTCGGCAGCTTTTTTCTCACGGATAAGGAGAACGGAGAGCGCTTCACGGACGAGGACGAGGAGTGCCTCGTGTTGTTCGCGTCGCAGGCTGCTACAGCGATCGTCAATGCCCGCGCATTTCGTGCGGAGCAGCGCGCAAGGGCCGACCTGGAAGCCCTGGTAGAGACCTCACCGGTGGGTGTGGTGGTCTTTGACGCGGGGACCGGCCGGCCGAAATGGTTGAACCGGGAGGCGAGACGGATCGTTGAGGTCCTGCTCACGCCGGGTAGCCCGCCAGAGGCGTTGCTGGAACAGGTCACCTTGAAGCGCGCCGACGGGCGCGAGATTGCGCTGGACCAGTTACCTTTATCACAGGCGCTGATCCACGCCGAGAATGTACGGGCCGAGGAAATGGTGCTCTCCGTACCCGACGGACGTTCCGTCACGACCCTGGTCAACTGCACGCCCATACAGTCGGAGAAAGGCGAGGTCCTGACCGTAGTCGTCACGATGCAGGACCTTGCGCCGGTTCAGGAAATGGAACGGTTGCGGACCGCGTTCATCAGCATGGTAAGTCATGAACTGCGGGCACCCCTCACCTCGATCAAGGGCTCGGCAGCCACCCTGATGGAGGAATCACATGGACTCGATCCCGCGGAGACGCGCGAGTTTTCCCGCATCATCATGGAGCAAGCGGACCATATGCGCAGGTTGATCAGCGACCTGCTGGACGCCGGCCGCATTGACACGGGTACGCTGTCGGTGGCGCCCGAGGCAACTGATGTCTCATTCCTGGTCGATCGGGCGCGAAGCACATTCCAGAGCGGGGGCAGTACGCACACCTTCACAATCGATCTCCCACATAACCTGCCCAGGGTCATGGCCGATCGCTCGCGCATCGTACAGGTGCTCAACAACCTGCTCGTCAATGCGGCGCGGCATGCTCCGGGGTCCTCCAACATCCTCGTTTCCGCCGTGCACGATGGTCAACATGTGGAGGTTACGGTTCGCGATGAAGGCAGCGGCGTAGCGCCGGAGATGCTGCCTCACCTGTTTCAGAAGCATATCGGACCGGTCGACCGCGACCGTTCTTCCAATACGGCCGGCATGCGGCTGGGACTTGCCATCTGCAAGGGACTCGTCGAGGCCCACGGAGGACGTATCTGGGCGGAAAGCGCGGGCATAGGTCAGGGTACGAGCATTATGTTTATCATCCCGGTTGCGCAGGAGACCGCGACCGCCGGTCCCGGATCGGATCGGACGGAAGCACCGGACAAAGACGGAGTCATCGAGCCGACGCGCATCCTCGTGGTCGACGACGATCCGCAGATGCTGCGATACATCCGGGACGCCCTCACGGAATCCGGCTTCGACACGGTTGTAACCGGTGACCATACCGAGCTGTCGAGCATTATCAGGGCCGAAGAACCTGAACTGGTCCTGCTGGATCTGCTCTTGCCCGATGCAGACGGCATAGAGTTGATGGGAAGCGTGCCCGAACTCTCCGAATTACCGGTCATCTTCATCTCGGCCTATGGACGGGACGAAACCATCGCTAAGGCGCTGGAAACCGGAGCGGACGATTACCTGGTCAAACCCTTTTCGTCTACGGAACTGGTGGCAAGGATCCGGACGTCGTTGCGAAGGAGGGCCGATCCCGAACCGTTTATTCTGGGTGACCTGGCCATAAACTACGACCTGCGACGGGTAAGCGTAGCGGACGTTCAGGTCGAACTTACCGCCAAGGAGTATGAGTTGCTGCGCGTGCTCTCCCTGAATGCCGGGCGGGTGTCGACCTTTGACGCCCTGATCCACCAGGTATGGGGCGAGTACGGCTACGCCAACCACAAACTGGTGCGCAGCCTGATCAAATCGCTCCGGCGCAAGATCGGCGACGACGCTCGCGCTCCGGACTACATCCTCAACGTACGCGGGGTCGGGTACCGCATGGCTCGGCCCGACGACCACAAGGCGGTGTCTCAAGTACCGGAGGTTCTTTCAAATTAG
- a CDS encoding collagen-like protein, which yields MCRLILTAVSAVLLLSCEGPVGPPGPAGDRGPTGATGLQGPQGDRGPQGEQGSTGEQGPQGEHGPQGEQGSTGEQGIQGEQGPQGDRGPQGEQGSPGEQGPQGEQGDPGLLYFDPVFSVSDLVIDYETDDAMDEEELTFATVSLTFTNITNITLDDAEIEFAIVFRSESSVLQINVLTLVDTTGTVEPGQTITHEDRIDVTQIFTHIQEVDWSFGINRRSVVHVDIRPEEDRDELTPAD from the coding sequence ATGTGTCGCTTGATTTTAACAGCCGTGAGTGCAGTTCTGTTGTTGTCGTGCGAAGGACCGGTAGGGCCACCGGGACCAGCAGGAGACCGGGGACCGACAGGAGCAACAGGATTACAAGGACCACAGGGCGATCGTGGTCCGCAGGGTGAGCAAGGATCAACGGGTGAACAGGGACCACAGGGCGAACATGGTCCGCAGGGTGAGCAAGGATCAACGGGTGAACAGGGAATACAGGGTGAACAGGGACCACAGGGCGATCGTGGTCCGCAGGGTGAGCAAGGATCACCGGGTGAACAGGGACCGCAGGGTGAACAGGGCGACCCTGGTTTATTGTACTTCGATCCTGTTTTTTCGGTGTCTGATCTTGTGATTGATTACGAGACGGATGACGCGATGGATGAAGAAGAATTAACGTTCGCCACCGTGAGTTTGACTTTCACGAATATCACAAACATCACGTTGGATGATGCTGAAATTGAGTTTGCGATTGTCTTTCGCAGTGAATCTTCCGTACTGCAAATAAATGTTCTCACACTGGTCGACACGACCGGGACGGTGGAACCTGGGCAAACCATAACCCATGAAGATCGTATCGATGTAACGCAAATCTTCACGCATATCCAAGAAGTTGATTGGTCGTTCGGCATAAACAGACGTTCAGTTGTGCATGTCGACATAAGACCCGAGGAAGATAGAGACGAGTTGACTCCAGCAGATTAA
- a CDS encoding FAD-dependent oxidoreductase, with the protein MNANKKKTMLSRRNFLARGGGVLVPIVLSTACSDNAMGPNVSDPPTSPRTIPPQSDPWPTDPWQPDWQPEPKQPEDRVDVIVVGAGLSGLVAAYELVRAGHDVRVLEASNAIGGRAQTLRDPFDDGLIAETGPARIPPSHDLTLGYIDHFGIETSPFYTQEGEYLILSREEVRRRLKPDEFLRGRETWLKIPAGTDALPMAFADELGDRVQTGSPVTKVVRDENGVVATFGNGGEELKGSHLICTVPLPVIDKIEFVPALSAPKLAAFEALSYQDVTRVYVQYAQRIWEEDDLNGWGLSYLAGYQEIWHPTWNQEGPRGILMSYMFGGMARGIAAMDPGAIVPDFIGRYEGLFPGTREVAEHGTYFAWEHQPWIGAAFASYNPPFSENPELASPEGPIHFAGEHASGNRGWMQGAFESGLRAASEIDDSVTWERRASARVAISRRQMMSRLVGTPSVPAWLVP; encoded by the coding sequence ATGAATGCCAACAAGAAAAAGACAATGCTCAGCCGCCGGAACTTTCTCGCCCGGGGAGGCGGCGTCCTGGTTCCTATAGTCCTGAGCACCGCCTGCTCGGACAACGCCATGGGTCCGAACGTCAGTGACCCTCCCACGTCGCCGCGGACCATTCCGCCGCAGTCCGATCCGTGGCCGACCGATCCGTGGCAGCCCGACTGGCAGCCCGAGCCAAAGCAACCTGAAGATCGGGTCGACGTGATCGTGGTGGGCGCCGGTCTGTCCGGGCTGGTCGCAGCGTACGAACTCGTCAGGGCGGGGCACGATGTCCGGGTGCTGGAAGCATCAAACGCGATAGGGGGCCGCGCACAGACGCTTCGCGATCCCTTCGACGACGGGCTCATCGCCGAAACCGGTCCAGCGCGTATCCCGCCCAGCCATGATCTGACGCTCGGTTACATCGACCACTTCGGCATCGAGACATCACCCTTCTACACACAGGAAGGTGAGTACCTCATCCTTTCCAGGGAGGAGGTCCGCCGTCGGCTGAAACCGGACGAGTTCCTCCGTGGGCGGGAAACGTGGCTCAAGATTCCGGCCGGGACCGATGCCTTGCCGATGGCCTTCGCCGATGAACTTGGAGACCGTGTGCAGACCGGCTCGCCGGTGACGAAAGTGGTCCGGGATGAGAACGGGGTGGTGGCCACCTTCGGAAACGGCGGGGAGGAATTGAAGGGCAGCCACTTAATCTGCACGGTCCCCCTCCCCGTCATCGACAAGATCGAGTTCGTCCCGGCCCTCTCAGCACCGAAGCTGGCGGCCTTCGAAGCCCTCTCCTACCAGGACGTCACCCGGGTTTACGTCCAGTATGCGCAACGAATCTGGGAGGAAGACGACTTGAACGGATGGGGGTTGTCGTATCTGGCGGGTTACCAGGAGATCTGGCATCCCACCTGGAACCAGGAGGGACCGCGGGGTATTCTGATGTCCTACATGTTCGGAGGTATGGCGCGCGGTATCGCGGCGATGGATCCCGGAGCTATCGTGCCCGACTTCATTGGCCGCTATGAAGGCCTGTTCCCCGGCACGCGCGAGGTTGCCGAACACGGAACTTACTTCGCGTGGGAGCATCAGCCCTGGATCGGGGCGGCCTTCGCCAGTTACAATCCACCGTTCTCGGAAAACCCAGAATTGGCATCGCCCGAGGGCCCCATTCACTTCGCCGGCGAGCACGCCTCGGGAAACCGGGGGTGGATGCAGGGCGCCTTCGAGTCGGGCCTGCGGGCGGCCTCGGAGATCGATGATTCGGTGACCTGGGAGCGGCGCGCCAGCGCGAGAGTGGCCATCTCGCGGCGGCAGATGATGAGCCGTCTGGTAGGCACCCCGAGTGTACCGGCATGGTTGGTGCCTTGA
- a CDS encoding AMP-binding protein encodes MCAKRRNAESGAPDSNRPDPTRLDPARRDPARQDPALQDQAWRDFVDRSLRESLPFEDHLAAFRRIFDGRRPEDGPPVVWTPDEETFRRSNLRASMSAVGFDRYEELHAWSVRDRPAFWTHTLERLGIVFTRPPDAILDLDEDVSGLRGGVRDSHGGVQDPRSIPRGGVRDPRWLPGAELNIVDSCFMADPDRPAVVTPGLVGPTSPDDQNNPVAPDDPVGPEDPNDPDGPALRTTTYGELERLVNRVANGLSDRDLAPGQAIALYMPLNLECVVAYLAIIRAGSRVVSIADSFPPTEIRRRMAIAGASCAVTMDRYVHSGKIIPLYDTVVEAGVSTIIVVPSAGDGRSSGVASTAPTAPPFRPSDIAWSDLLAGDDTFISVTGDPYRTTNILFSSGTTGEPKAIPWNHLTPIKSAMDGYYHQDIHGDDVTTWPTNIGWMMGPWLIYASLVNGACMALYPDAANTPEYLRFIRRAGVTVQGVIPSLVRTWRRGGMAEGRQDGEAAGSHGGMEEGSHGGIAEGIDWPSVRVFSSTGEPASRTDYLWLMSRTGYRAPVIEYLGGTEIGGGHLACTVLQPCSPAAFTTANLGVDFVVLDETGTEVEEGGTGELFLVPPALGMSQRLLNGDHDEVYYEGCPAGLRGEVLRRHGDNTQRLHHGYYRAQGRADDGMNLGGIMASPLELERITDGHPAVYESAAVAVQPEGEGAERLVVFIVPEAGSGAPGSPTDPENSADPKLDPDALKSELQALVSTGLNPLFKIYRVVIVDELPHTASGKLVRRILRDRIRPGS; translated from the coding sequence ATGTGCGCGAAACGTCGAAACGCCGAGTCTGGGGCGCCGGACTCCAACCGGCCGGACCCCACCCGCCTGGACCCCGCACGTCGGGACCCCGCACGTCAGGATCCCGCCCTGCAGGACCAGGCCTGGCGGGACTTCGTCGACCGTTCGCTGCGCGAGTCCCTGCCCTTCGAGGACCACCTGGCGGCCTTCAGGCGCATATTCGATGGACGCCGCCCGGAGGATGGGCCGCCTGTGGTCTGGACGCCGGACGAGGAGACCTTCCGTCGGTCGAACCTCCGGGCAAGCATGTCCGCAGTGGGTTTCGACCGCTACGAAGAATTGCATGCCTGGTCCGTCCGCGACCGCCCCGCTTTCTGGACCCACACCCTCGAGCGGCTTGGCATCGTATTCACGAGACCGCCGGACGCCATCCTCGATCTGGACGAAGACGTCAGCGGATTGCGCGGCGGAGTCCGCGATTCGCACGGAGGCGTCCAAGACCCCCGGTCGATACCGCGCGGCGGTGTCCGCGACCCACGTTGGCTGCCGGGTGCGGAACTCAACATCGTCGATAGTTGCTTCATGGCCGATCCCGATCGTCCCGCAGTCGTAACGCCGGGATTGGTAGGCCCCACTAGCCCGGACGACCAGAACAACCCAGTCGCCCCGGATGACCCGGTAGGCCCCGAAGACCCGAACGACCCCGATGGTCCGGCGCTCCGCACGACGACCTACGGCGAACTCGAACGTCTCGTCAACCGCGTAGCCAACGGCCTGAGTGACCGGGACCTGGCGCCCGGACAGGCCATCGCGCTGTACATGCCCCTGAACCTGGAATGCGTGGTTGCCTACCTGGCCATCATCCGCGCGGGTTCACGGGTCGTATCCATCGCCGACAGCTTTCCGCCGACGGAGATTCGGCGTCGCATGGCCATCGCCGGCGCGAGTTGCGCGGTCACCATGGACCGGTACGTCCACTCGGGCAAAATCATACCGCTTTACGACACGGTGGTCGAGGCTGGCGTATCCACGATCATCGTCGTGCCGTCGGCCGGTGACGGCCGGTCCAGCGGCGTCGCCTCAACCGCACCAACCGCACCACCGTTCCGCCCGAGCGACATCGCCTGGTCCGACCTCCTGGCCGGCGACGACACCTTCATATCCGTGACCGGCGACCCCTATCGCACGACCAACATCCTGTTTTCTTCGGGGACCACCGGCGAACCCAAGGCCATACCGTGGAACCACCTGACCCCCATCAAGAGCGCCATGGACGGATACTACCACCAGGACATCCATGGCGACGACGTGACGACCTGGCCGACCAACATCGGCTGGATGATGGGGCCGTGGCTCATCTACGCCAGCCTGGTCAACGGAGCGTGCATGGCCCTGTATCCGGACGCGGCCAATACCCCCGAATACCTGCGCTTCATCCGGCGTGCCGGGGTAACTGTGCAGGGCGTCATCCCCTCGCTGGTGCGGACCTGGCGGCGCGGCGGCATGGCCGAAGGGCGGCAGGATGGCGAGGCCGCAGGGAGCCACGGCGGCATGGAAGAAGGGAGCCACGGCGGCATCGCCGAAGGCATCGACTGGCCGTCCGTCCGCGTATTCAGCTCCACGGGCGAGCCCGCCAGCCGGACCGACTACCTGTGGCTCATGAGCCGTACCGGGTACCGGGCGCCCGTGATTGAATACCTCGGCGGCACCGAGATCGGGGGCGGCCACCTGGCCTGCACGGTCCTCCAGCCCTGCTCGCCCGCGGCATTCACCACGGCGAACCTGGGTGTGGATTTCGTTGTCCTGGACGAGACCGGTACGGAGGTCGAGGAGGGCGGTACCGGCGAGCTCTTCCTCGTGCCACCCGCCCTGGGCATGTCGCAGCGGTTGCTTAACGGTGATCACGACGAAGTGTACTACGAAGGCTGTCCGGCCGGCCTCCGGGGCGAGGTCCTGCGCAGGCACGGGGACAACACGCAGCGGCTTCACCACGGCTACTACCGGGCCCAGGGACGGGCCGACGACGGGATGAATCTGGGCGGCATCATGGCCAGCCCATTGGAACTCGAACGAATCACCGACGGACACCCCGCCGTCTACGAAAGCGCGGCCGTGGCGGTGCAGCCCGAGGGGGAAGGGGCGGAAAGGCTGGTGGTCTTCATCGTTCCTGAAGCGGGCAGCGGCGCTCCTGGTTCACCCACTGATCCAGAAAACAGCGCCGATCCCAAACTCGACCCCGATGCGCTCAAGTCGGAACTCCAGGCCCTGGTTTCCACCGGACTGAATCCTCTGTTCAAAATCTACCGGGTAGTTATCGTGGACGAGCTTCCCCATACCGCTTCAGGCAAACTGGTCCGCCGCATACTGAGAGACCGGATAAGACCCGGCAGTTAA
- a CDS encoding lactonase family protein, whose translation MSSNARTIRVFVGTYTQTTSKGIYVYDVDTASGVMEYVSHVGGITNPSFLCLTPDARFLYAVGETGDPHGGVFAYAVDGSGTLTPLNSQSSGGAGPCSIDVHRSGKAVLAANYGGGSVSSFPVNDDGSLGEAASVIQHTGSSVDQSRQQEPHAHMIRHDLDYNFVFSPDLGTDKVMIYSLDPDTAVLTPHGEASVPPGSGPRHIEFHPNRKFAYVINEMGNTITTFAYDGSAGTLSAIETVTTLPEGYDEVSHTADIHITDDGRYLYGSNRGHDSLAMYAVDGDSGRLSLLGIVPTGGENPRNFGIDPTGSFVLCGNQSSDTVTYHRLDPDTGLLHLSGVVAEIPMAVCLKMVVLD comes from the coding sequence ATGTCCAGCAACGCCCGGACCATTCGCGTATTCGTCGGCACCTACACCCAGACCACCAGCAAGGGCATCTATGTCTATGACGTCGATACCGCCAGCGGCGTCATGGAATACGTCAGCCACGTGGGCGGCATCACGAACCCGTCCTTCCTGTGCCTGACGCCGGACGCCCGCTTCCTCTACGCCGTCGGCGAGACGGGCGATCCCCATGGCGGCGTCTTCGCCTATGCCGTGGACGGGTCCGGCACACTCACGCCCTTGAACAGCCAGTCGTCCGGGGGCGCCGGTCCGTGCTCCATCGACGTGCACCGAAGCGGCAAGGCCGTGCTTGCGGCCAACTACGGCGGCGGGTCGGTATCCTCCTTTCCCGTGAACGACGACGGTTCCCTGGGCGAGGCGGCGTCGGTCATCCAGCACACCGGCTCGAGCGTCGACCAGAGCCGCCAGCAGGAACCCCACGCCCACATGATCCGCCACGACCTGGACTACAACTTCGTCTTCTCGCCGGATCTGGGCACCGACAAGGTGATGATCTACAGTCTCGATCCGGACACGGCCGTGCTGACGCCCCACGGGGAGGCGTCGGTGCCGCCCGGATCCGGACCCCGGCACATCGAGTTCCATCCCAACCGTAAGTTCGCCTACGTCATCAACGAGATGGGCAATACGATCACAACCTTCGCCTACGACGGGTCGGCCGGCACGCTCTCGGCGATCGAAACGGTGACGACGCTGCCCGAAGGCTACGACGAGGTGAGCCACACGGCGGACATCCACATCACCGACGACGGCCGGTACCTCTACGGCTCCAACCGGGGCCACGACAGCCTCGCCATGTACGCCGTGGACGGGGATTCGGGCCGCCTGTCGCTGCTCGGCATCGTGCCCACGGGCGGCGAGAACCCGCGGAACTTCGGGATCGATCCGACCGGCAGCTTTGTCCTCTGCGGAAACCAGAGCTCGGATACGGTCACCTACCACCGCCTCGACCCGGACACGGGCCTGCTCCATCTCTCGGGCGTCGTGGCCGAAATCCCCATGGCGGTGTGCCTGAAGATGGTCGTGTTGGACTGA
- a CDS encoding NAD(P)-dependent oxidoreductase, with the protein MKKVLLLGASGLIAPHITPALEQDYDLRLADVKDHPDGKPVLNVDVRDYGQVREAMEGVDAVMNFTVLRHDDTLSFQVNTIGAWNVMKAAADAGIRKVIHTGPAQTLLAYVHDTDIPVDAPDAPSTDYYFITKHMSNEIVRSFARHHEIHTVCFLFQGLAPRPTEHTGKNSTREFLIIHDDLAVACRQGLELPSVPGFYQAFNLHSHYGPGRYSLEKAERIMGYAPQEEWWQWQRRPAG; encoded by the coding sequence CCGCGCTCGAGCAGGACTACGACCTGCGGCTGGCCGACGTCAAGGACCACCCGGACGGAAAGCCTGTCCTGAACGTGGACGTGCGGGACTACGGCCAGGTCCGCGAGGCCATGGAGGGCGTGGACGCGGTCATGAACTTCACGGTCCTGCGCCACGACGACACGCTGAGCTTCCAGGTCAATACCATCGGGGCCTGGAACGTGATGAAGGCGGCCGCCGACGCCGGGATCCGAAAGGTGATCCACACCGGTCCGGCCCAGACCCTCCTGGCCTACGTACACGACACCGACATCCCCGTCGACGCGCCCGACGCGCCTTCCACCGACTACTACTTCATCACCAAGCACATGAGCAACGAGATCGTCCGGAGTTTCGCCCGGCACCACGAGATCCACACGGTCTGCTTCCTGTTCCAGGGCCTGGCGCCCCGGCCGACCGAGCATACCGGCAAGAACTCAACACGAGAATTCCTGATCATCCACGACGACCTCGCCGTGGCCTGCCGCCAGGGCCTCGAACTCCCCTCGGTGCCCGGTTTCTACCAGGCCTTCAACCTGCACAGCCATTACGGACCGGGTAGATACAGCCTGGAGAAGGCCGAACGCATCATGGGGTACGCGCCGCAGGAGGAGTGGTGGCAGTGGCAGCGGAGGCCGGCGGGGTAG